The genomic interval GGGTGGGTCTGCCGGCATATTTGAAGCTCCCCGAGTGGATATTGGCGTTGACTGCGGATACCGACGGAACCGTCTCTCCCCCTACTGTTGGTGATAATGTCTCGGTCCATGTTATCGCAAGCTTGAGAGATGCGCGGGAGGCGGCGGCCGCCAAGGCTCGAATGTTGGGATATGAGGTGACTCTGCGTCATGCCCATATCTGTGCTGATGCAGTCACTGCAGGGCGACGCCTGGCACTTGAGCTCAATGATGCCGACCCCGGGATTTTTATCTGGGGAGGCGAGCCCAGTGTCCAGCTGCCCAAAAGCCCCGGGCGAGGTGGGCGTAACCAACATCTGGCGCTCTCCGCTGCCACCGTCATTGCCGGGCATGATGATGTCTATTTTCTCTCCCTAGCTACCGATGGCGGTGATGGTCCGGGAGATGATGCCGGTGCGTTGGTCGATGGCGGCACCGTTCGCCGCGGTGAACGTGAAGGTTTTAATGCCAAACAAGCACTCGATGCAGCTGATTCCGGAAGTTTTCTCGAAGCGAGTGGCGACCTGATCAATACCGGACCGACGGGAACCAACGTGATGGATCTTATTTTGGGTATCAAGCTATGAGCAAGACAGCAAAAAATCTCTTTGTACAGGTACGAGCCTGTCTCTGTGAATCAGATGTAGATGAAAAGCTGCGTCTTGCAACAGAGCTGGCTGATGATTGGCAGGCTGGGCGGCTATTGCGACAGCCGGTAGAACTGGAGGATGTTGTAGAGGCGGGGCGGCCAAAAAAGCCGGAGCTGGTGCCTCCCCGGCAGCTCAAAAAACGCTCCCCAAAATCTGAAGAGGGGCGGCTCGCCTTGATTCACGCCGTCACCCATATCGAGTTTAACGCCATCAACCTCGCCTGTGATGCGGCGTTTCGTTTTCGCGACATGCCGGAGGCCTACTATGCCGACTGGATCCGGGTGGCGGCAGAGGAGGCGGAGCACTTTCAGATGCTGCGCCAACGGCTGCGTGACGGCGGCAGGGATTATGGTGACTACCCGGCCCATAATGGCCTCTGGGAGATGGCCCTGACCACCGCCCATGATCTACTGGTACGCATGGCACTGGTGCCGCGAATGCTGGAGGCGAGGGGGTTGGATGTAAACCCGGGAATGAGCAGACGGTTCGAACAGGTAGGTGATCTGCAGACTGTGGAGGCGTTGAAAATCATTCTGCGGGACGAAGTGGGGCATGTGGAGATAGGCTCGCGCTGGTTCCACTATCTCTGCGAGGAGCGGGGATTGGAGCCGGAGGAGACTTACTTCGGTCTGCTGAATGAGTACATGACCGGCCGGGTCAGTTGCCCACTGCACAAAACAGCACGTCTGCAAGCCGGTTTCACAGAGCGGGAGCTGGAGCGGCTGGAGGCGATGTGCAGGGGTGGCAGGGCTCGCGAAATAATAAGTACCTGATTTTGGAGCGTCGAGGCGCCCGTCTGGCAAGGCGTGAAAGCGCCGGAATATCAGTATCTTTCAAGTTTTCACAACGCAGTCAGGCGGGATGGATCGGCGTTCCAAAACAGGGAGTTGTTGTTTCGCGAGCCCTAAGCTCTGCGGTCAGTGCACGCGGTAGCCGGAGTGGCAGGCGACACACTGCTGCATGACATCTGAGAGAGCGGCAAACGCTTTACTCATTCCACCGTCGATGGCTGCATTCTGTGCGGCGATGGAGAAACGGCTCGCTGCGCGGTGCATTTCGGTACCGATGGTCGCCATCCCCGGTGGCATGAAGGGTGCCATATGTGCAGCTCCGTGGGACTGGGTTGCGCTCATGCCAAGGCGTGATTCGGCCACTGCAGCCGCTTCTTCAAACTGTTGATTTGCAAGCTGTCGCGTGATCGTCTCCAGAGCGAGCAGGTGATCGCGCATATTCCCCAGCATATGCTCACGCATCATATCCGGAAATTTCACCAGTTGGCGATTCTCATCAGCGGCTGCTGGAAGGGCTGTGGCAAGCATTATTAGGGCACAGATAGTTTTTACGGACATTGGCTCTCTCCTGGAGTTTGCACTGTAACTAATGCTAGCCGTAGGGAGACGATGTGCTTATGATCGAAATCATATATTGCGGCTACCTATCAAGGATTCTTCATACCTCTTAGCCGCAGCAGGTCTCCGGTCCGTTCGAGGGTGCCCTGCTTTTGCATCTTGGCAAGTGTGCGATAGGGTGCCTCCTCTGTGTTCTCCACGGCCCGTTTTTTATTCTTGGACGGATATACTTAGCCGTGCGGTGCTCAAGGCAGAGGCAGTGATGTCCTATCCACTACTTGTCTCATAACAAAGCTGGAGTGAACGCCGGTGACCCCTTCAATACGGGTAATTTTGTTCAGCAACAGGGACTGGTAGGCTTCCATATCCTTGACGATGACTTTGAGCTGGTAGTCGGCATCCTGGCCGGTGATCAGTAGACACTCAAGCACTTCCGGAAGTGCGGTTACCGTGGCGTCGAAGTTGGCAAATCGCTCCGGGGTGTGGCGGTCCATGGAGATGTGGATTAGGGCGAGGAGGCTGAGACCGAGTTTTTTTGCATCCACTATCGCCCGATAGCCGGTGATCAATCCGTTTTCCTCCAGGGCGCGTACCCGACGCAGGCAGGGGGATTGGGAGAGACCAATACGCTCGGCCAGCTCCTGGTTACTGATCCTGCCTTCAGTTTGCAGAGCCTCAAGAATCCGCTTGTCATATCGATCAAGTCCCACTGTTTTGCTCCAATATTCTATTGATAGTTATAATATTGCGCAATAATTACTAAATAAGCAATAATATATTCTATATAAGTAAAATTATGCTTTATTCGCAAACATTCACCCTGATGTTTCGCTTACTCTTTATCTGCCGGTTATCACCGGCTATCAGAAGGCTGCTGCTTACCCAGCTGTATGCCGTACAAGCCAATCTCACAAAGAGTGGCAGGATGTTGAATCTTTCGAATGCAGTGACTCGAGGAGTAAGTGAAGTGAAACCGTTTGACCACCAGAAATACCGACCGGCACCGAGGGTTCATTTGGAGAACCGTCAGTGGCCCAACCGTATCATTACCGAAGCGCCGACATGGGCGAGTGTAGACCTGCGGGACGGTAACCAGGCGCTACTGGAGCCGATGAGTGTTGAGCAGAAGCAGCGCCTCTGGAAACTGTTGGTGAAACTGGGTTTCAAGGAGATCGAGATCGGTTTCCCTTCGGCTAGCCAGCCGGATTACGACTTTACCCGTTGGTTGATCGATGAGGGTGAGATACCTGAGGATGTGACGATCCAGGCGTTGGTTCAGGCTCGTGAGGATCTGGTGGTTCGTACCTTTGAGTCACTCAAGGGGGCGAAGCGCGCCATCGTTCATGTCTACAACTCCACCTCGACGGTACAGCGTGAACGTGTGTTCGGAAAAGGGCAGGAGGGTATTACCGCCATCGCCCGTCACGGCGCCGAGTTGTTGCAGCGTGAAGCGGCCAAGCACCCGGAGACCGAGTGGGTCTTTCAATACTCCCCCGAGAGCTTTACCGGCACCGAGATGGATTACGCCGTGGAGGTGTGTGAAGCGGTGTTGGATGTATGGCAGCCGACTAAAGATCACCCCTGTATTATTAACCTGCCGGCCACCGTTGAGGTGGCGACACCCAATATGTTTGCAGATCAGGTGGAATATTTCGCCACCCATATCAGCCGCCGCGACAGCATTATTCTGTCGGTGCATGCCCACAATGACCGGGGCTGTGCCGTCGGTGCCAGCGAAATGGCGTTGTTGGCCGGGGCCGACCGGGTGGAGGGTACCCTGATGGGCAATGGTGAGCGTACCGGTAACGTGGATATTGTCACCATGGCGATGAATCTCTATAGCCAAGGGGTGGATCCGCGGCTCGATCTGTCCAATCCCGATGAGATTATTCAGGTGACTGCCGAGTGTACCGGTATCCCTGTGCACCCACGCCACCCTTGGGTAGGTGAGCTGGTTTACACCGCCTTTTCCGGCAGTCATCAGGATGCAATACGAAAATGCCTCCATCTGCAGAAGGAGGACGAGCCGTGGCAGGTCGCCTATCTGCCCATCGACCCGAAGGATCTTGGGCGTGACTATCAGGCGGTGATCCGGGTCAACAGCCAGTCAGGAAAAGGGGGTATCGCCTTTGTGCTTGAGCGTGATTATGGGCTGATGTTGCCGCGCTGGACTCAGGTTGAGCTTGCCCAGGTGGTACAGCGTGCCAGCGAGGAGCAAGCGGGTGAGATTGACAGCGCGACAATTTATCAGCAGTTTTGCCAACACTTCGTCGCCGATAGCCGGCCGATTCAACTGAATGGCTACCGGCTCGATCGTGATGATCATGATCAGATTGAGATTACGCTCAGTGACAACGGCAAGGAGCAGCAACTTCACGGTGAGGGTGAGGGGGCGATTTCAGCCTTTGTCGATGCCTGGGCAAACTATAGCGGTCAACAGCTCAATGTGGTCGATTACAGTGAGCATGCAATAGGTGAGGGAACTGATGCTGAGGCGGCAGCCTATATACAGCTAAATATCGACGGCGTGCGGGTGTCAGGTGTCGCCTTTGATCACGACACCGTTAGCGCTTCGCTGAAAGCGGTGTTGTCGGCTATTAATCGCATGCAGGTGCAGCGTATAGAAGCGGCATAGTGACATAGGTAGCGCTGAACAAGTCAAGAGTCTTTACCTTGTCCGGCGCTACCATAGTTTTTCTTTGGATTCCCTGTCCTTCAGGCAGCTCGGATGTTCTTCAGTACAACTTTATCGAGGAGGGCCTTGAATGGCTTCCTGTCGGCCGTTTGGCGGGTAGGCCACCATTGCCAGGCGGATCCAACCGGATAAGAGATCACCGATCAAATCACTTTTGTAATATCACAAAAGAGCCACTTTCAGCTTACTCGATCCACCGAGCAGGTCACCATCTCCGACATCCTTTCGGCAATACCCTGAATGGTAATGATCCCCAGATATTGACCTTCAGCCACCACAAAAAGATAGCTGGTATCGCTTTTCTCCATCATCGCCAGCGCTTTGATCGCCGGGGCATCTGGGTCGATGAAAGTGCCGGCCTTGAGCACGTAGGGATCAACTTGACTACACAGCACCTGGTTGACCTTTTCCTCCGCATTGTCCACGCAGGAGAGAAAGCTTCCCAGCAACGGCGCCAGTTCCACCATGTATTCCGGCAGGCAGGAGAATTTCATAATGCTTTTCAGCGTAACCCTGCCGGTAATCTTTCCTTTCTCACTGAGAACGGGTAGTGCCTGAACATGTGTCCTCCCGCACTCGGCAAACACATCACGAACTAACATGCCGCGTCGAACGACCCCGGTCTCGATGATGCAGTCTTTAACTAGCATGGAGAGCTCCTCCGTCAGCTCAGGGTGGCTCCTGGCTTAAACCTGAATCCGTGGCTCCATGACGGCACAGAGCGCAAGCTCTTGATTCCACAGCGGTTCAAAAAATTCCCGCTTAACCTACGGGTGAAGCTAAGATTTATTGAACCGCTGTGAAACCAATATCTTACACTCTGTATCCGCCCTGGAGTCACTGATTCAGGTTAAAGATAGCGAAAATAGACATAGACTGTGGCGATCACAATGCTTAACAACATCAGTGGAAAGGCAAACATCATAAAGGACAAAAAGCCGATGCGGTGGCCTGCACGCTCGGCGAAGCCGGCCACGATCAGATTGGCGCTGGCCCCGATCAGGGAACCATTGCCGCCAAGACAGGCGCCTAACGCCAACGACCACCAGAGCGGCATCAGGTTCTCCGCACCACCGAAGGTAGGAGCCATGGATTCAATCATTGGGATCATAGTGGCGACGAAGGGGATATTATCCACCACCGCCGAGGCAATCGCCGAGACCCAGAGGATGGCAATCGCAGTCACTGCCATATCCCCCCCGGTCAGCTCCACCACCCAGTCACCCAGCATCTGTAGCAGACCAGCATGCTCGATGCCACTCACCACGATGAACAGGCCGACGAAAAAGAAGATCGTCACCCACTCCACTTCGGCGAAGGAGTGATGTACATCTTCGGTCTGATTCTCCGCATCCTCGCCCAGGTTGTTCAGCAGCAACAGCAAACCGGCCCCAAACATGGCGATGGTGGCCGGTTCCAGATGCAGTGGGTGGGCGAACATAAAACCGATGATCACCAGGGAGAGCACCGCCAGCGACTGCTTGAGCAACCGCACATCAGTAATCGCATCCCGTTCTCTGAACTGCATCACCCTTTGCCGTGACTCATCATTCGTCTCAAGAGTTCTGCCCCAAACAAAATAGATCACCAGCAGCGTCACTGCCATGATAACGGGGGTTATCGGTGCGGTATTGAGCAGAAAATCGTTGAATGACATCCCCACTGCAGAGCCGATCATGATATTGGGCGGGTCACCAATCAGGGTGGCCGTACCACCAATATTGGAGGCGAAGATCTCGCTAAACAGATAGGGATAGGGGTTGACCTTCAGCTCCTCGGTAATGAGCAGAGTCACCGGCGCGATCAGCAATACCGTGGTCACATTATCCAGCAATGCCGAAAGAACCGCCGTAACCAGCGATAACATGAGCAGTATGCCCCAGGGCTGCGCCTTTACCTTCTTGGCCGACCAAACCGCAACATACTGAAACACCCCGCAACGCCGGGTGATGGCCACGATCACCATCATCCCGGTGAGCAGCCCCAGGGTGTTGAAATCGATCCCGGCAATCGCCTGCTCCTGATTGAGCACTCCCAGGGTTACCATCAGCCCCGCTCCGAGCCCCGCCACGATAGCGCGGTTGATCTTCTCGCTGACGATTACCGCATAGGTGGCGATAAACAGAATGGTGGAGACAAATAACGGATCCCAGCCGAAAATCACAAGGGAGATAGTTGCCGTCTCACCATGCATAATCAGGATTCCTTCACCTCTTCGTTCTCACCTTGCTCCCGGGCTTCGTCCCCCCTGGTTGCAGTGGCTTCTGCCTCGCACATGTTGACCAACATCTTCTCCACCACATCCCAGGCCGAAACCATCCCTACCAGCCTCTTTTTTTTCCCCTTGAGAACGATCACCGGCAGGCTGGTGTCCGGACTCTGATCCAGTAGTTCCAGCACCTCGGGCAAACTAGTGCTGGGTTTGCAGAACATAAGATGCCTCTTTTTCTCCAGAAAATCAGAGACCGGGCGCTGACTCACCTCTTTCAGCCTCTCCGACATTTCACCCGTCTCATCTGGCATGAAGCTTAGATCCTGCAATCCAAAATTCATTTGTGCCGCTTTGGGCAGCAATAACCTGGTTAGGCGACGAATTCCGAACAGGCCTACAAACTGGTCATTTTCATCCACTACCGGCAGGTTGCGGATATGCTGGGCATACATCATCTTCAACGCATCGCAAACCTTATCCGTTGGTTTTAACTTTACCAACCGAAAGCTCATGATGGATTTAGCTGTCACCAGATTCTCCTGTGGCTAAGAATTAAAAATTCCTATCTACAAAAGTAGCATATCATTAGAAGTCTGTCTGAGAATAGAGAGCCGACTGCGGGCCAAATAGAAAAAACCGTAGAGCAGCACCGACGGGGACTGCTCAACCACCTCTAGGGAGACTCTGATCAAGACACCGTTGGTGCTTCGCTGAAAGCGGTGTTGTCGGCTATTAATCGCATGCAGGTGCAGCGTATAGAAGCGGCGTAGAGAGTGAAAGCTCTGAACAACTGCCTTGTTCAGAGCTTCCTCGTTTTTTCGTACTACTCACTCCATAAGGTGCCTGTTATCACCACACCCAAGCTATCGGATCTGTTGCAGTCCTCACCCCTCCAAATGGCCGCGTAGTTTCATTACTTCAAGAATACGTTCGGTCAGAATCAACTCCATGGCATACATCATTTTGCCACCCGGAATCACCAGCGTGTTGAACCCGGTGATGAAGGAACCCTCAATGAGCCCTTTCAACTGCAGTCGCTGTTCCACCGACGGTGAGTCCTTGAGGAAATGAATCAACACCAGGCTCTGCTCCGCAGTGGGAATGTCGCGCACCATGAAGGGATTGGATGTATCAACTATCGGAATGCGCTGAAAGTTGATATGGGTGTTTTCAAACTGCGGCAATATGTAGTGCATGTAGTCGTACATGCGCCGGTGTATGGTGTCCATCACCACTTCCGGTTCATAACCACGTTCGCTTGTATCGCGGTTGATCTTCTGTATCCATTCGAGGTTGATGGTCGGTGCCACACCAATTAACAGGTCAACCTGGTCCGCCATGTTGATCCCATCGGAGACAACACCGCCGTGCAGCCCCTCATAGAAGAGCAGGTCGGAAGCTACGGGCAAAGGCTCCCATTCGGTGAAGGTGCCGGGTTTGCCGTTATACAGGACGGCTTCCGTTTCGTCGTGGATGTAGTGACGATGCATACCGGTACCTGTTTCGCCATAGCTCTTGAATAGCTCGTACTGCTTGTCGAAGATGTTCCCCTCCGGGCCAAAATGGCTGAGATTGCCCCCGGTTTCTTTGGCCTTGGTCAGCGCCTTTTTCATTCCTTTACGGTCGTAGCGGTGGAAGCTGTCACCCTCTATAAAGGCCGCTTTCGCTCCAACCCGGTCGAAGATATGCTCCAGTGCGCCCTTGACGGTCGATGTTCCGGCACCGGATGAGCCCGTGACGGCAATAATGGGATGTTTTCTTGACATGTTGTCCTCCAGATGTACGTTCGATAATGATCGTTGTCTCAAGAATAAATATTATTTATTAAGAATAAAGGGTGCGGCTTGAATTAAATACCTTTTTTAGAGAGTGGATTTGCCCGGAAAGTGCTATTCAGTAATCCGGTGAGGTGACAGCAGACACCGGATTAGGGGGCTGCCGAACAGGTGGTGGGCAGGTTGCAGTGGGTGATTGGCCGCAGATGGCCAGGTTACCACGGGCTGATGGGATGTTGCCGGATATCGCCTGAGAGGTGGTTGTACCCGGGGTGGTGGATGAGGGCTGTACGGTCGGAAAGTGCGGTGGTAGTTGACAGAAACGTTGCCGGTAGGTGAGTATCCACCAAAAATATAGATATGAATGGAAACGGTGAAGGAGGAGGGCGGTACGGATTCAGGGGCTGGCAGGGAGGTGTTTTGTTCTCCTCACGTTAGCACAGGCAAACCTCTACCCCTCACCTCTTTTTCAGGCCCATTTCAGCAATACACATATAGTCAACTTTACTGAGAACCCGCAATGAACAATGATACAAACATTACCTGGCATGAACAGAGTGTTTCACGGGAGATACGTGAAAAGAGAAATGGCCACAAAGGCTGTGTCATCTGGTTTACCGGCTTGAGTGGTTCTGGAAAGAGCACGATTGCCAATACGCTGGATCACATGCTGCATCAAAGTGGCCATCAGAGCGTGGTGTTGGATGGGGACAATGTCCGCCATGGACTCAATGCCGGCCCGGGGATGTTGATTGATGCCCATGGAGATGAATTTTCACAACGTTTTGGCCTGGGATTCTCCGCCATAGACCGCGAAGAGAATATTCGTCGTATCGGCGCGGTGGCGGAGATTTTCAAGCAGACCGGTGTTATTGCACTCACAGCCTTCATCAGCCCCTACCGGATTGACCGGGACAAGGTACGCAACACTTTGAATGACGGTGAATTTATCGAGGTTTTCGTGGATGCCCCCCTTGATGTGTGTGAACAGCGGGATCCCAAGGGACTATATAAAAAGGCCCGGGCGGGAGAGATCAAGGGATTTACCGGCATTGATGATCCCTATGAAGAGCCGTTGGCACCAGAACTCGTTCTGGCAGCGGCTGAAAAGACACCCGATATACTTGCCGGTGAGATCATCACTTTCCTGAGGGATAAGGAGATTATTGCTGAGTGATCAATAGGGTTAGACTCTGATCCCAATCGTCGATCCCATTGATCGGCACTTGCATTAGGCTACCTGATTACCCTTGAAACTCAGCCGGAAATGAACGCAAATAAACGCGAATATGGCTCTAAAATTACCCTTCATGGATAAATTATCAGGGTACTGAGCGTAAATAATCATCGGGAGTATGTTCATATGCTTCGCAATATGGGATTTTTCAAATATTCGCGTTCATACGCGTTTATTTGCGGCCAACAATGACGGATCTTCTTCTATCATTGGCTGAACCTCAGGGGTAATCAGGTAGATTTTTTTGAAAAATCAAACCTTCTCAAATCGAATCAAAAATGCCAGCATCGCCGGCACAACGAATAGGGTGAGCAGGGTGGAGAGGGCGAGGCCGCCGAGGATGACACTACCCAGACCGCGGTAGAGCTCGGTGCCGGAACCTTGGGCCAGCACTAGTGGTAGCAGTCCGAAAAGACTGGTGGTGGTGCTCATGAAGATCGGGCGGATACGGGTGCGGACCGAGTCGACTACTGCTTCCATTCCCTCCAGTCCGTTGTGACGGACGTTGTTGAGTGCCTGGTGGACAATAAGGATGGCGTTGTTTACCACGGTACCTACGAGGATGATAAAGCCCAGCATCACTAGAATGTCGAAGGGTTGAGGTGCCAGGAACTTGTTCACCAACGCGAGCCCGATAAAGCCTCCAGCCGCAGCCAAGGGTACCGAGAAGAGGATGATCAGGGGATAGAGGTAGTTGCCGAAGAGGGCGGACATCAGCAGGTAGGTAATGACGATGGCGAGCAGGAAGTTCCACTGTAGGGCCAGCCGGGTCTCGGTGAGTTTGTCGGCATTACCTCCCACGGTGGCACGGATCCCCTCCAGCTTACCCGCTTGAGACAGGCTGGGTACCAG from Candidatus Sedimenticola sp. (ex Thyasira tokunagai) carries:
- a CDS encoding ferritin-like domain-containing protein yields the protein MSKTAKNLFVQVRACLCESDVDEKLRLATELADDWQAGRLLRQPVELEDVVEAGRPKKPELVPPRQLKKRSPKSEEGRLALIHAVTHIEFNAINLACDAAFRFRDMPEAYYADWIRVAAEEAEHFQMLRQRLRDGGRDYGDYPAHNGLWEMALTTAHDLLVRMALVPRMLEARGLDVNPGMSRRFEQVGDLQTVEALKIILRDEVGHVEIGSRWFHYLCEERGLEPEETYFGLLNEYMTGRVSCPLHKTARLQAGFTERELERLEAMCRGGRAREIIST
- a CDS encoding CBS domain-containing protein, whose translation is MTAKSIMSFRLVKLKPTDKVCDALKMMYAQHIRNLPVVDENDQFVGLFGIRRLTRLLLPKAAQMNFGLQDLSFMPDETGEMSERLKEVSQRPVSDFLEKKRHLMFCKPSTSLPEVLELLDQSPDTSLPVIVLKGKKKRLVGMVSAWDVVEKMLVNMCEAEATATRGDEAREQGENEEVKES
- a CDS encoding Lrp/AsnC family transcriptional regulator; the encoded protein is MGLDRYDKRILEALQTEGRISNQELAERIGLSQSPCLRRVRALEENGLITGYRAIVDAKKLGLSLLALIHISMDRHTPERFANFDATVTALPEVLECLLITGQDADYQLKVIVKDMEAYQSLLLNKITRIEGVTGVHSSFVMRQVVDRTSLPLP
- the leuA gene encoding 2-isopropylmalate synthase produces the protein MKPFDHQKYRPAPRVHLENRQWPNRIITEAPTWASVDLRDGNQALLEPMSVEQKQRLWKLLVKLGFKEIEIGFPSASQPDYDFTRWLIDEGEIPEDVTIQALVQAREDLVVRTFESLKGAKRAIVHVYNSTSTVQRERVFGKGQEGITAIARHGAELLQREAAKHPETEWVFQYSPESFTGTEMDYAVEVCEAVLDVWQPTKDHPCIINLPATVEVATPNMFADQVEYFATHISRRDSIILSVHAHNDRGCAVGASEMALLAGADRVEGTLMGNGERTGNVDIVTMAMNLYSQGVDPRLDLSNPDEIIQVTAECTGIPVHPRHPWVGELVYTAFSGSHQDAIRKCLHLQKEDEPWQVAYLPIDPKDLGRDYQAVIRVNSQSGKGGIAFVLERDYGLMLPRWTQVELAQVVQRASEEQAGEIDSATIYQQFCQHFVADSRPIQLNGYRLDRDDHDQIEITLSDNGKEQQLHGEGEGAISAFVDAWANYSGQQLNVVDYSEHAIGEGTDAEAAAYIQLNIDGVRVSGVAFDHDTVSASLKAVLSAINRMQVQRIEAA
- a CDS encoding CBS domain-containing protein; this translates as MLVKDCIIETGVVRRGMLVRDVFAECGRTHVQALPVLSEKGKITGRVTLKSIMKFSCLPEYMVELAPLLGSFLSCVDNAEEKVNQVLCSQVDPYVLKAGTFIDPDAPAIKALAMMEKSDTSYLFVVAEGQYLGIITIQGIAERMSEMVTCSVDRVS
- a CDS encoding ArsB/NhaD family transporter, which encodes MHGETATISLVIFGWDPLFVSTILFIATYAVIVSEKINRAIVAGLGAGLMVTLGVLNQEQAIAGIDFNTLGLLTGMMVIVAITRRCGVFQYVAVWSAKKVKAQPWGILLMLSLVTAVLSALLDNVTTVLLIAPVTLLITEELKVNPYPYLFSEIFASNIGGTATLIGDPPNIMIGSAVGMSFNDFLLNTAPITPVIMAVTLLVIYFVWGRTLETNDESRQRVMQFRERDAITDVRLLKQSLAVLSLVIIGFMFAHPLHLEPATIAMFGAGLLLLLNNLGEDAENQTEDVHHSFAEVEWVTIFFFVGLFIVVSGIEHAGLLQMLGDWVVELTGGDMAVTAIAILWVSAIASAVVDNIPFVATMIPMIESMAPTFGGAENLMPLWWSLALGACLGGNGSLIGASANLIVAGFAERAGHRIGFLSFMMFAFPLMLLSIVIATVYVYFRYL
- the cysC gene encoding adenylyl-sulfate kinase, with amino-acid sequence MNNDTNITWHEQSVSREIREKRNGHKGCVIWFTGLSGSGKSTIANTLDHMLHQSGHQSVVLDGDNVRHGLNAGPGMLIDAHGDEFSQRFGLGFSAIDREENIRRIGAVAEIFKQTGVIALTAFISPYRIDRDKVRNTLNDGEFIEVFVDAPLDVCEQRDPKGLYKKARAGEIKGFTGIDDPYEEPLAPELVLAAAEKTPDILAGEIITFLRDKEIIAE
- a CDS encoding phosphoribulokinase — encoded protein: MSRKHPIIAVTGSSGAGTSTVKGALEHIFDRVGAKAAFIEGDSFHRYDRKGMKKALTKAKETGGNLSHFGPEGNIFDKQYELFKSYGETGTGMHRHYIHDETEAVLYNGKPGTFTEWEPLPVASDLLFYEGLHGGVVSDGINMADQVDLLIGVAPTINLEWIQKINRDTSERGYEPEVVMDTIHRRMYDYMHYILPQFENTHINFQRIPIVDTSNPFMVRDIPTAEQSLVLIHFLKDSPSVEQRLQLKGLIEGSFITGFNTLVIPGGKMMYAMELILTERILEVMKLRGHLEG